Part of the Helicobacter bilis genome is shown below.
TCGCTATATTTTCATATACATTCAAGGCTACAAAGTCTAATAATTACGCTAGACTTCGCAACCCTAAAATAGCCTTGATATTGAGAGCAATGCTAGATTCGCACCACACCTAACGAAAGATAGAGAAGTAGTGCTTATCTTAGACTTACTCATTTTACTCACTACAATTTGAGCCACACAGATTTCTTAACTCGCTATTTTTCTCATTAAGCATATTATCGATTTCACGCACAACGCCTTTTGTGCCTTCTTCAAATATGCTAAGATTTTTATCTACAAAATCTTTACTTACCATTTGTTTTTCTTTCATTGGCACAGCAATCGCATTTGCGTAAGAATGCACAGTCGCATGTTCTTTTTCCAAGTCTTTATAGCCTTGAGTATCCCTAAAGTTTTTATGTCCATCACCTTCATAATACCATTTACCGAGACGACAACCCTTATGGTCTGTAATGCCAAACTCATCAGAAGTGCCAAGTATGAATGAATAGAGATTATTCTTATAAATCACATGGTCTAATTTTGCAAGAGAGCAGAATACAAGGTTATTTATAATGCTAAGCATATATTTGGATCTAATAGAAGAAGATGATAGGTCTTGCATCATACCCACTATATCATCAACATTACATCGCATAGATTCTGAAATCGTATTAATCTCTTCGGTATTCACATGTATATCGCCGCTTTCTTGCTGCATTGCTTTCACAACGATTGCAATATCTTTTGTGGCTTTTTGTGTTTTCTCTGCAAGCTTTCTTACTTCATCTGCAACAACTGCAAAGCCTCTGCCATGCTCTCCAGCCCTTGCTGCTTCAATTGCTGCATTTAATGCAAGTAAGTTAGTCTGCTCTGCAATATCATCAATAAGTGAAATAACATTTGTAATGTCATTGCTTCTTCCGCTAAGAGATTGTGCTAAGGTCTGTGCATGCTGCATTTTATCGCATAACTCACCAATGTCAGACAAAGACTTTTTTGTGATATCAAGCCCTTGTTGTGAAATATCTGCTGCTGCTTCTGAGCTTTTTAGAATCTGTCCTAAGTCATTAAAGATTGCAACAAAGGATTCTTGTGCTGCACCAAGCCCACCCTTTAGGGCAACATGATGTAAATGCGTAATATCAAGCCCACCTAAATCCTTATCTCTAAACGAACATTTTTTGAGACAATACAAATCTGTATCCTGCACTCTCTTATGTTTTGCTATGTAGGACACATCATCTAGCGTTATAACCGCATTTTTATTTGCCAATTGCGTCAATAAAGATTTTGTGTCCTTTATGGACTCTGCGTTCGTATTGCGAAAAACGATTTCACCTTGAGAGATACCAAAAATAACCTCTTCAAATGCAAATGCACTTACTTGACGATAAAATTCAGCCTCTTGTGTCAAAGTTTTATTCTCTTGTTCCTTAGCTTGCAACTCTTGTCGCAATGTTTTTGAAGATGAAAACATACAAAATTACCTTAAAGATTAAAATAGATTCTCGCATTTTATCACAATTTTATTGTTTTGTGTAATTTCAACACAAATATTTATTTTTTTACTTAAGCATTCATCATATTATCTTTGAGATTGTTTTATTTTGCAAGTTGGATTTCAAATAGACTTGTATTATAGATTCTATAAAATATGCTACAATAGCGACTTTTATCATACACATTGGAATCAAAAGGGCTTTTTTATGGATTATTTAGAAATTGAAGGTGGGAATACATTGCATGGGAGTGTGAGAATCTCTGGTGCAAAAAATGCAGCATTGCCACTACTTGCTTTGTCACTGCTTTCTAGGCAGCCTATGGAGTTTTATAATCTACCTGAAGTTGCTGATATTAATACTTTTATGCGTTTGCTTACAATGCTTGGGGCAAATATTACAACAAAGGGCAAAGGACATAGAATCATAGATACTACAAGTGTGAATGACACAAAGGCAGTATATGATATTGTGCGTAAAATGCGTGCTTCAATTCTCGTTTTAGGACCGCTTTTAACGCGTTTTGGGCATTGCGAGGTGAGTTTGCCCGGAGGTTGTGCGATAGGGGCTAGACCCGTTGATTTACATATAAAAGCTATGCAAAAGCTTGGGGCAAATATAGAGGTGCAAGGGGGCTATATCATCGCTCATGCAAAAGATGGGCTAAAAGGTGCTGACATAGTGTTTGATAGGATAACCGTTA
Proteins encoded:
- a CDS encoding methyl-accepting chemotaxis protein, whose protein sequence is MFSSSKTLRQELQAKEQENKTLTQEAEFYRQVSAFAFEEVIFGISQGEIVFRNTNAESIKDTKSLLTQLANKNAVITLDDVSYIAKHKRVQDTDLYCLKKCSFRDKDLGGLDITHLHHVALKGGLGAAQESFVAIFNDLGQILKSSEAAADISQQGLDITKKSLSDIGELCDKMQHAQTLAQSLSGRSNDITNVISLIDDIAEQTNLLALNAAIEAARAGEHGRGFAVVADEVRKLAEKTQKATKDIAIVVKAMQQESGDIHVNTEEINTISESMRCNVDDIVGMMQDLSSSSIRSKYMLSIINNLVFCSLAKLDHVIYKNNLYSFILGTSDEFGITDHKGCRLGKWYYEGDGHKNFRDTQGYKDLEKEHATVHSYANAIAVPMKEKQMVSKDFVDKNLSIFEEGTKGVVREIDNMLNEKNSELRNLCGSNCSE